The Desmonostoc muscorum LEGE 12446 genome includes a region encoding these proteins:
- a CDS encoding vWA domain-containing protein has protein sequence MLKTSYDFDQAILPAGSSLKTNILLRFRADIAESARRNLNLSLVIDRSGSMAGAPLHHALRAAESVVDQLEPDDILSVVVYDDEVDTVITPQAVTNKAALKNSINKVRAGGITNLSGGWLKGCEHVKNQLNPQKINRVLLLTDGHANMGIQDPKILTATSGQKAEEGITTTTLGFDQGFNEDLLIGMARAANGNFYFIQSVDEATEVFSIELDSLRAVIGQNLKVTVELADGVSLVDTLSLAKVSHDAGQTVITLGELYEGEDKLLGLSLEISSAQLGELPVMKLHYSADVVQNDVIQSVSGTADIVAKVGTVEEAALASSSHIILELSRLTIAKAKETALNLAEHGRHEEAEQILRALVKDLRDKGLNENFEIAEEIDQLEYFAGRIAQKALGNAGRKELRDQSFQTMTRNRSDLVARGVTAGDEVYGMPVVNEVGSGVELHCVREGGKLRIKVISDGYDSTKNVQFPRSIRAEGARYVVETLELSSDGTFYRVGGKITRLARPGESDIFVAPRQSRSASTGKASKGPASAADLPTTDTVKDGVLVQCVKDGSKLRARVVSDGYEPNWNMRFPRSVREEGMLYVVDEIKTAPDGKSYIACGEIKRFVQPTITN, from the coding sequence ATGCTCAAGACAAGTTACGACTTTGACCAGGCTATCCTACCCGCAGGATCTTCATTAAAGACTAATATTCTGCTACGTTTTCGTGCTGACATAGCTGAATCTGCCCGACGTAACCTGAACCTTTCTTTGGTAATTGACCGCTCAGGCTCTATGGCAGGCGCTCCTTTACATCATGCGCTCAGAGCCGCTGAGTCTGTGGTGGATCAACTTGAGCCAGACGACATTCTCTCAGTCGTTGTTTACGATGATGAAGTGGACACAGTTATAACGCCTCAGGCTGTGACTAACAAAGCTGCACTGAAAAATTCTATTAACAAAGTCAGAGCAGGCGGTATCACCAACTTATCTGGCGGATGGCTCAAAGGCTGCGAACACGTCAAAAACCAACTCAATCCCCAAAAAATCAACCGTGTTCTATTGCTTACCGATGGTCATGCCAATATGGGCATTCAAGACCCGAAAATACTGACGGCGACATCGGGGCAAAAAGCTGAGGAAGGCATCACCACAACTACCTTAGGTTTCGATCAGGGTTTCAATGAAGACTTGCTCATCGGTATGGCCAGGGCTGCTAACGGCAATTTCTACTTTATTCAGAGCGTCGATGAAGCAACTGAAGTGTTTAGCATTGAGCTAGATAGTCTCAGAGCAGTGATAGGTCAGAATCTCAAGGTGACAGTTGAGTTGGCTGATGGTGTGAGTCTTGTAGATACCTTAAGTTTGGCTAAAGTCAGCCATGACGCTGGTCAAACCGTCATCACTTTGGGAGAACTTTATGAGGGTGAAGACAAACTTTTGGGGTTGAGTCTAGAGATATCCTCTGCTCAACTCGGCGAATTACCTGTGATGAAGTTGCATTACAGTGCTGATGTCGTACAAAATGATGTGATTCAAAGTGTGTCCGGCACAGCGGATATCGTCGCTAAAGTTGGCACAGTTGAGGAAGCAGCCCTCGCCTCTTCAAGCCATATCATCCTGGAACTCAGCCGCCTCACCATCGCTAAAGCTAAAGAGACAGCCCTCAATTTAGCTGAGCATGGTAGACATGAGGAAGCCGAGCAAATCCTCCGGGCGCTGGTGAAAGATTTGCGCGATAAAGGGTTGAATGAGAATTTTGAAATTGCTGAAGAGATAGATCAGTTAGAGTATTTCGCAGGTCGAATTGCTCAAAAAGCTCTGGGGAATGCCGGACGTAAAGAGTTGCGGGATCAGAGTTTCCAGACAATGACACGCAATCGCAGCGATTTGGTGGCTCGCGGTGTTACGGCTGGGGATGAAGTGTATGGGATGCCGGTTGTCAATGAAGTTGGTTCGGGTGTAGAGCTACACTGTGTGCGTGAAGGCGGTAAGCTGCGAATCAAAGTCATATCCGATGGTTACGATTCCACCAAGAACGTCCAATTTCCCAGATCGATTCGTGCCGAGGGCGCACGCTATGTGGTGGAAACACTGGAACTTTCAAGTGACGGCACTTTCTACCGTGTCGGTGGTAAGATAACCCGTCTTGCTCGACCTGGTGAATCAGATATCTTCGTTGCTCCTAGACAATCTAGGTCAGCTAGTACAGGTAAAGCATCCAAAGGCCCTGCGAGTGCCGCCGACCTGCCCACAACTGATACTGTAAAGGATGGTGTTCTTGTTCAGTGCGTCAAAGATGGCAGTAAGCTACGTGCTAGAGTGGTTTCTGACGGATATGAACCGAATTGGAACATGCGTTTTCCGCGATCGGTTCGTGAAGAAGGAATGCTTTACGTAGTGGATGAAATTAAAACAGCACCCGATGGCAAATCCTACATTGCCTGTGGTGAAATTAAGCGATTTGTGCAACCCACCATCACCAATTGA
- a CDS encoding GIY-YIG nuclease family protein — protein MTTETNTPALASLEYAPYIDDRGQLPEQFQGKIGVYAIFDQEKALQFVGYSRDVYLSLKQHLVRQPQQCYWVKVQTIERPSRTVLENIENAWIAENGSVPTGNGENKQKWIDPIDVKVLMTSEEQVKYHNPANDELAQIKIIKNVARRVEAEISKELEARGLQVEIRFNPKLKEQGLLDLK, from the coding sequence ATGACTACTGAAACAAATACTCCTGCTTTAGCAAGTTTGGAATACGCTCCATACATTGACGATCGCGGTCAACTCCCAGAACAATTTCAAGGTAAAATCGGCGTATATGCTATCTTTGACCAAGAAAAAGCGCTGCAATTTGTGGGATATTCTCGTGATGTTTATCTCAGTCTCAAGCAGCATTTAGTACGTCAACCACAGCAATGTTATTGGGTGAAAGTTCAAACTATTGAACGCCCCAGCCGCACGGTTTTAGAAAATATTGAAAATGCTTGGATTGCTGAAAATGGCAGTGTACCAACAGGAAATGGGGAGAACAAGCAAAAATGGATCGATCCCATTGATGTCAAAGTGTTAATGACATCTGAAGAACAGGTAAAGTATCATAATCCAGCGAATGATGAATTGGCACAAATAAAAATTATTAAAAATGTGGCTCGGCGAGTAGAAGCAGAAATTTCCAAAGAATTAGAAGCGCGTGGTTTGCAAGTAGAAATTCGCTTTAATCCTAAATTGAAAGAACAAGGATTACTAGATTTGAAATGA
- a CDS encoding PASTA domain-containing protein: MNNRGLLLALILSRDIEDPQARTQLLLSGNLLGSSPIGLLLLVILANRAQSQPSVPDVKVPKVTGESVLKSADLLPKALKMQIQELSNDPRDLSIALQSPSADSFVRPGSTVTLFVKTNSQQLTHVTVPDVVELPFEEAREQLQDNNLRPEVIEPQSFNVDKHRKTKVRKQEPGANKSVPLGSTVWLTLVSDIETFPADTSLPR; the protein is encoded by the coding sequence ATGAATAATCGTGGGCTTTTGTTGGCTCTAATCCTCAGCAGAGATATTGAAGATCCGCAAGCTCGAACGCAGCTTTTGCTTTCGGGAAACCTGCTAGGTTCTTCTCCCATTGGTCTGCTCTTGCTAGTAATATTAGCAAATCGCGCTCAATCCCAGCCTTCCGTTCCAGATGTTAAAGTACCAAAAGTGACTGGAGAAAGTGTCTTAAAGTCAGCAGACCTTTTGCCAAAAGCTTTGAAAATGCAAATTCAAGAACTTTCTAACGACCCAAGGGATCTTTCAATAGCACTCCAAAGCCCCAGTGCTGATTCCTTCGTTAGACCTGGCAGCACGGTAACGCTGTTTGTCAAAACCAACTCCCAGCAGTTAACACATGTTACAGTACCTGATGTTGTTGAACTCCCCTTTGAAGAAGCGCGGGAACAACTTCAAGACAACAATTTGAGACCTGAAGTTATAGAACCACAGTCTTTTAACGTAGATAAACATAGAAAGACTAAAGTTAGAAAGCAAGAACCGGGTGCTAATAAGAGTGTTCCTTTGGGAAGCACTGTATGGCTGACGCTAGTTAGCGACATAGAGACATTTCCAGCTGATACTTCACTTCCTCGGTAA
- a CDS encoding protein kinase domain-containing protein, which translates to MTTQLLNDRYQVIRTLGAGGFGQTYLAEDTYMPSKRHCVVKQLRPIQNNPQIYQIVQERFQREAAILEELGGANDQIPALYAYFSSGGEFYLVQEWVEGDTLTAKIQKQGLFSEAAAQELFINILPVLDYVHSKNIVHRDIKPDNIIVRYRDGKPVLIDFGAVRESMGTVVNSQGNPTSSIVIGTPGYMPSEQAAGRPVYSSDLYSLGMTVIYLLTGRVAQQLETDSQTGEIVWRQYASHISPMMAGIIDRAIAYHPRDRYPTARAMLDALQTIANPIPPTQPIFTEPTVVSAPPPQTVHVQPQPSPQNNNQNNILIGSLIAGGLIGASVIIGQMLTNSSQQTTDKTILPSQTPSTVPSPIIETPKFTPTPSIPTQSTPSPTPLITPDDNTTVNTYFWLYQRPVTDADLDGKSGFELDIMRNSIFASHGRRFDTPELQDYFNNQPWYRPIYSPKEFSPKLLSRLEQQNVDYISKYQDRYGLRYFKK; encoded by the coding sequence ATGACAACACAGCTACTGAACGATCGCTATCAAGTTATCCGCACTTTGGGGGCTGGTGGGTTTGGTCAAACCTATCTCGCAGAAGATACCTATATGCCCTCAAAGCGCCATTGTGTGGTGAAACAGCTAAGACCGATTCAGAACAACCCTCAAATTTACCAAATAGTCCAAGAGAGGTTTCAACGGGAAGCAGCTATTTTAGAAGAACTCGGTGGCGCAAATGACCAGATTCCAGCGTTGTATGCTTACTTTTCTTCAGGCGGGGAATTTTATTTAGTTCAGGAGTGGGTTGAAGGTGATACCCTAACTGCAAAAATCCAAAAGCAAGGGCTATTTAGTGAAGCCGCAGCTCAGGAATTATTCATAAATATCTTACCCGTTTTAGATTACGTCCACTCAAAAAATATTGTTCACCGGGATATTAAACCTGATAACATTATTGTGCGTTATCGTGACGGAAAACCAGTGCTAATTGATTTTGGTGCTGTGCGGGAATCAATGGGAACTGTGGTGAATTCCCAAGGTAATCCTACCAGTTCCATTGTGATTGGTACACCTGGATATATGCCCAGCGAACAAGCCGCAGGTAGACCAGTTTATTCGAGTGATTTATATAGTTTGGGAATGACAGTAATTTATTTACTGACTGGAAGAGTAGCGCAACAACTAGAGACAGATTCCCAGACTGGTGAAATTGTTTGGCGACAGTATGCTAGTCATATTAGCCCAATGATGGCAGGAATAATTGACCGAGCGATCGCTTATCATCCACGGGATCGCTATCCCACAGCTAGAGCGATGCTAGATGCTTTGCAGACCATAGCAAATCCAATTCCGCCAACGCAACCCATTTTTACCGAACCAACTGTCGTATCTGCACCACCACCTCAAACAGTACATGTTCAGCCACAGCCAAGTCCTCAAAATAATAATCAGAATAATATCCTCATCGGCAGTTTAATTGCAGGCGGATTAATCGGTGCATCTGTAATTATTGGTCAGATGCTGACAAATTCTTCTCAACAAACAACAGATAAAACAATATTACCTTCACAAACACCCTCAACTGTTCCCAGCCCGATAATAGAAACTCCTAAATTTACACCAACTCCATCTATTCCTACTCAATCTACACCTTCTCCAACTCCATTAATAACGCCAGATGATAACACCACTGTTAATACTTATTTTTGGCTTTACCAAAGACCTGTAACTGATGCAGATTTGGACGGCAAAAGCGGTTTTGAATTAGATATTATGCGAAATTCAATATTTGCTAGCCACGGGCGCCGTTTTGACACGCCTGAATTACAAGATTACTTTAATAACCAACCTTGGTATCGTCCCATATATTCACCAAAAGAATTTTCACCTAAATTGTTATCAAGGTTAGAGCAACAGAATGTGGACTATATCAGTAAATATCAAGACCGTTATGGTCTGAGATATTTTAAGAAATAA
- a CDS encoding ATP-dependent helicase, whose amino-acid sequence MSSYPGDAKLHTGRKNRYIQNNNLTVTVPQEHLHSEVLQRSLVSSARAEAVARIRNSLRPGQQQMADWQSGPLAISAVPGAGKSTGMAAAAAIAIARQYERSAESRSSSRRQLVVVTFTRSAAANIKAKIRKYLRDDLSLPQTGFFVYTLHGLALNIASRHPDLSGLQLEYVTLITPTQSHRFIRTAVEQWIGNNSERYLRLLEGHQFDGEETERLRRQSVLRTEVLPELANTVIHEAKSSGISPELLQEWSQQTTDEYAILSVAAGLYEQYQNLMRSRDFIDYDDMILAALRVLENDSARRIEQNQVFAVFEDEAQDSSPLQTQLLEILASNSEEDTETRGRSDAGARRITPHSPLPTPHSPLNLVRVGDPNQAINSTFTPADPIYFRQFCEECDRIQRLATMDQAGRSTRIIIEAANFALKWINNQWSVTNPQSPIPSPQSPFPDADNRQVPFRLQTIRPVDAGDPQANANPAAVGRGLELYTPRDIYHTVELLSQRAIELFGEDPTKHSAAILVRENRQGRWLAEALAPVCKEHNITLYDVGERDRRSHVPQEILALLQFCDRPHSPDYLKAALEALVQRQLIPTQDLNALASLPEEFLYPSPLAAPQAELVQKAAHLCRSLLRARLELPLYQLISFLALTLNYDQAELATADKLAERVNQQIASNSSMRAMLSALSEIVSSERFEPVETEDSEERYTRRGQLTIITMHKAKGLDWDYVFIPFLHENLIPGRFWVPPQSQFLGDFTLSEVARAQIRAALHGESTIPDVTQAWELAKQLKISEEYRLLYVAMTRAKLLLWMSAAQKAPFTWSKPENLQEQAPCPVFPALKRQFPECVVTSAMIAKSIS is encoded by the coding sequence ATGTCCTCTTATCCTGGCGACGCAAAGTTACACACAGGGCGCAAGAACCGCTATATTCAGAACAATAACCTTACTGTTACTGTGCCTCAAGAACATCTCCACTCAGAAGTATTGCAGCGATCGCTCGTGTCATCTGCACGAGCAGAAGCCGTAGCACGTATCCGCAATAGTCTGCGTCCTGGACAGCAACAAATGGCTGACTGGCAATCTGGGCCTCTAGCTATTTCTGCTGTTCCTGGTGCAGGCAAATCCACCGGGATGGCGGCGGCAGCAGCGATCGCCATTGCACGGCAGTATGAACGTTCTGCCGAGTCGCGTTCCTCTTCCCGCCGTCAGTTGGTGGTTGTCACCTTTACTCGTTCCGCTGCTGCTAATATTAAAGCCAAGATTCGCAAATACTTACGAGATGATTTATCTCTACCTCAAACAGGCTTTTTTGTCTATACCTTGCATGGTTTAGCGTTAAACATTGCCAGCCGCCATCCTGATTTATCAGGGTTGCAGTTAGAATACGTCACATTAATTACACCAACTCAAAGTCACCGTTTTATTCGCACAGCCGTAGAGCAATGGATTGGGAATAATTCAGAACGATATTTGCGGTTATTAGAAGGTCATCAATTTGACGGAGAAGAGACAGAAAGGTTACGTCGCCAATCGGTGCTACGAACAGAAGTCTTACCAGAATTAGCCAATACAGTCATTCATGAAGCCAAAAGTTCTGGGATATCGCCAGAACTTTTGCAAGAGTGGAGCCAACAAACCACAGACGAATATGCAATTTTGAGTGTAGCGGCGGGATTGTACGAGCAATATCAAAACTTAATGCGATCGCGTGACTTCATTGACTACGACGATATGATTTTAGCCGCACTGCGCGTATTAGAAAACGACAGTGCCCGCCGCATCGAGCAAAACCAAGTTTTCGCGGTCTTTGAAGACGAAGCCCAGGATTCTAGCCCGCTACAGACGCAGTTGTTGGAAATTTTGGCGAGTAATTCGGAAGAAGACACGGAGACGCGGGGACGCTCTGACGCGGGGGCAAGGAGAATAACTCCCCACTCCCCACTCCCCACTCCCCACTCCCCACTCAACTTGGTACGCGTCGGCGATCCTAACCAAGCGATTAACTCGACCTTTACGCCAGCCGATCCGATTTATTTTCGGCAATTTTGCGAAGAGTGCGATCGCATTCAACGATTGGCAACGATGGATCAAGCAGGTCGCAGTACGAGAATAATTATTGAAGCTGCTAACTTTGCCCTCAAATGGATCAATAATCAGTGGTCGGTAACAAACCCCCAGTCCCCAATCCCCAGTCCCCAGTCCCCATTCCCTGATGCTGATAATCGACAAGTACCATTTCGCTTGCAAACAATTCGTCCTGTTGACGCTGGCGATCCGCAAGCGAACGCCAACCCAGCAGCAGTAGGGCGAGGACTGGAATTATATACTCCGCGTGATATTTATCACACCGTTGAATTGTTATCTCAAAGAGCGATCGAGTTATTTGGGGAAGATCCAACAAAACATAGTGCAGCGATTTTGGTGCGAGAAAATCGCCAAGGACGATGGCTCGCAGAAGCTCTAGCACCTGTGTGTAAGGAGCATAACATTACACTTTATGATGTGGGAGAACGCGATCGCCGTTCTCATGTGCCCCAAGAAATTTTGGCATTGCTGCAATTTTGCGATCGCCCCCACTCTCCTGATTACCTCAAAGCCGCACTAGAAGCATTGGTGCAGCGTCAGCTAATTCCTACCCAAGACCTCAACGCCCTTGCTAGTCTTCCAGAAGAATTTTTGTATCCCAGCCCCCTCGCAGCACCCCAAGCAGAACTAGTACAAAAAGCTGCACATTTGTGTCGGAGTTTACTCCGCGCTCGTTTGGAACTGCCTTTGTATCAGCTAATTTCTTTCCTCGCCTTGACCTTAAACTACGACCAAGCGGAATTGGCAACTGCTGATAAACTCGCAGAACGGGTAAACCAGCAGATAGCTAGCAATAGTTCAATGAGGGCAATGCTGTCAGCTTTAAGTGAAATCGTCAGTTCAGAACGGTTTGAACCAGTAGAAACCGAAGATTCCGAAGAACGTTACACCCGTCGCGGTCAACTGACGATTATTACTATGCACAAAGCCAAAGGACTGGACTGGGATTATGTTTTTATTCCCTTTCTGCACGAAAACCTAATTCCTGGCAGATTTTGGGTTCCTCCCCAAAGCCAGTTCTTAGGGGATTTTACCTTATCAGAAGTAGCCCGTGCCCAAATTCGTGCTGCTCTCCACGGAGAATCTACCATACCGGATGTGACGCAAGCATGGGAGCTAGCAAAGCAGTTAAAAATATCTGAAGAGTACCGTTTACTCTACGTTGCCATGACACGAGCAAAACTTCTGTTATGGATGTCTGCGGCGCAGAAAGCACCTTTTACTTGGAGTAAGCCGGAGAATTTACAAGAACAAGCGCCTTGTCCGGTTTTTCCCGCACTAAAGCGCCAATTTCCTGAATGTGTCGTCACTTCGGCGATGATAGCCAAATCAATATCGTGA